One Oryzomonas sagensis DNA segment encodes these proteins:
- a CDS encoding chitobiase/beta-hexosaminidase C-terminal domain-containing protein, protein MKREQFWMLLRLVLVIAVFLWSPPRVQAGPGGGTYYANTPSGGLSGTALRKFVDKLPGLGLPNCTMSSPPGVGTCNENNLGSYIPIANKVTSPTFPPTTATDGVTAIPASDYYEIGLVEYSQKMHSDLPKKTRLRGYRDLNASFANMSTQYLGPMIIAQRDVPVRVRFRNLLPTGNAGKLFIPVDTSLMGAGRGPAVTTSAIASTIGATVPAFTNYSGNYTQNRATLHLHGGNSPWISDGTPHQWTVPVNEISTPYQKGASARDVPDMGSTNPGELTFYWTNQQSGRMMFYHDHSLGITRLNVYAGEAAGYLITDPVEEGLINNGTLPNICPGGGTAVCEYRYGIPLIIQDKTFVPKNIDTQDALWTKSSKGVANNWGVYGDLWFPHVYERNQDPTSPGGANPFGRWDYGPWFWPPVAVAADKATLPEPSTTPEAFMDTMLVNGTAYPYLTVEPKPYRFRILNASNDRMLNLSLFVADPNDPLGTEVKMVAAAPTPSFPAGPFPDVAVWPTDGRAGGVPDPTTMGPNIIQIGNESGILPNPVVHPNQPVNYNYNRRDIVVLNVQEKNLFLGSAVRADVIIDFSDPKYIGKNIILYNDAPAPVPAFDTRIDYYTGNPDQTTSGGAPSTLRGYGPNTRTVMQFRVAGAPQPNPNLLANLKAALPAAFKASQPAPLIPEPTYPVAAWGVTAPTEQYAKIQDYAITLNPLNRDYTASTIPVTIPFQPKAIQELWDPYGRMNATLGIELPFTTQLNQTTIPMGYAEPATERIVDGHPQIWKITHNGVDTHPVHFHMFDVQVLNRVGWDGAIRPPDENELGWNETVRMNPLEDIIVALRPKAQALPNAWVGLNTDPTAAGLPLPRSNRLIDPTMALHAPIATTDIGNLGQGGTPVAGLAVNVPNDPTDYGYEYVWHCHILGHEENDFMRPVIFSVSSAPPLSPSGLVASIGGVQVQGLPNYVTTYTNPNINQIVLQWTDSAPVSTPSRFQVFRASGAGPYTYPTGFTALAEVSYLPGYPPIYTDTTVNPGTTYTYAVISLNDYSTPNNPSSATQSSPVTTATWTAATGVTITDGKPVGHVVGTNVSFTAAGTGATSGNPALAVVYQYRFLLNGVEVQPFGTNDMWTLPDTAAVGSYTITVEARTSAGQNPVATATITHVVNNPPSPPVTVASPVPAVYSAAPVVVSLTATTNAPPATIYYTLDGSTPTTAMPPYTGPITLTQTTTINYFAVDVNGTAEAVHTDTWYIHVPDLVATMQINNGATLTKTLAVTLNLNAYDPVGVATMEFSNDGTNWSGEEPYATTKTWTLLTGSDGPRTVYARFRDKSLPTGVQYPPITAAVTLDTTPPVTTPSPVPGTYTNGSSLAVTLTANETATIYYTADGTTPTTGSLVYAAPIQINTAAGSSTTIKYFAIDSAGNTESVKSGTWNMATIDLVASAQINNGASWTSTPNVTLTLKAFDPTGIASYELSNDGSTWSGPFASPDMTAGVTVTMTPSWTLTSGEGLKTVYVRFTDTNLGGGTTYPPITASILLGNKDGLLPGTSGYLASALKALHIATGFASPTPMDLVHADVAPYKDGAAKPDGKIDLLDVYAILLRSLGLIATF, encoded by the coding sequence ATGAAAAGAGAACAATTCTGGATGTTGCTACGACTGGTGTTGGTAATTGCCGTTTTCCTCTGGAGCCCCCCACGGGTCCAGGCAGGACCGGGAGGTGGCACCTACTACGCCAACACCCCCTCCGGTGGCCTTTCGGGCACGGCCCTCCGGAAATTTGTCGACAAGCTTCCCGGCTTGGGGCTCCCCAACTGCACCATGAGCAGTCCACCGGGGGTCGGAACCTGCAACGAAAACAACCTGGGAAGCTACATCCCGATTGCCAACAAGGTCACCAGCCCGACATTTCCGCCAACAACGGCAACGGACGGGGTGACCGCCATACCCGCTTCCGACTATTATGAGATCGGGCTCGTGGAGTACTCCCAGAAGATGCACTCCGACCTGCCGAAAAAGACCAGGCTGCGCGGCTACCGCGACCTCAACGCCAGCTTCGCCAACATGTCCACCCAGTATCTGGGCCCAATGATCATCGCCCAGCGGGATGTGCCGGTCCGCGTCAGGTTCAGGAACCTGCTCCCCACGGGCAATGCCGGCAAACTGTTCATCCCGGTGGATACGAGCCTGATGGGCGCCGGACGGGGCCCGGCGGTTACCACGTCCGCAATCGCCAGCACGATCGGCGCCACGGTCCCCGCATTCACCAATTACAGCGGCAACTACACCCAAAACCGCGCCACGCTCCACCTCCATGGCGGCAACTCCCCCTGGATCAGCGACGGCACCCCCCACCAGTGGACGGTGCCGGTCAACGAGATATCGACCCCCTACCAGAAGGGGGCCTCTGCCCGGGACGTCCCCGACATGGGTAGCACAAACCCGGGAGAACTTACCTTCTACTGGACCAACCAGCAGAGCGGCCGCATGATGTTCTACCACGACCACTCCCTCGGGATAACCCGCCTGAACGTCTATGCCGGCGAGGCGGCCGGCTACCTGATAACCGACCCGGTGGAAGAGGGGCTGATCAACAACGGGACCCTGCCGAACATCTGCCCCGGCGGGGGGACGGCGGTCTGCGAATACCGTTACGGGATTCCCCTGATCATCCAGGACAAGACCTTTGTTCCCAAGAATATAGACACCCAGGACGCCCTCTGGACAAAGAGCTCCAAGGGGGTGGCCAACAATTGGGGCGTCTACGGCGACCTCTGGTTCCCCCATGTCTATGAACGGAACCAGGACCCCACCAGCCCGGGCGGGGCGAACCCCTTCGGGCGCTGGGACTACGGCCCCTGGTTCTGGCCGCCCGTAGCGGTCGCGGCGGACAAGGCGACCCTGCCCGAGCCTTCCACGACACCGGAAGCGTTCATGGACACCATGCTGGTCAACGGCACCGCCTATCCCTACTTGACGGTAGAGCCGAAACCGTACCGGTTCCGCATCCTGAACGCCTCCAACGACCGCATGCTCAACCTGAGCCTCTTCGTCGCGGATCCCAACGATCCCCTGGGCACGGAAGTAAAGATGGTGGCGGCCGCCCCCACGCCGTCATTTCCGGCCGGGCCGTTCCCGGATGTGGCTGTCTGGCCCACCGACGGCAGGGCCGGCGGCGTGCCGGACCCGACCACCATGGGACCGAATATCATCCAGATCGGCAACGAGAGCGGCATTCTGCCCAACCCGGTCGTTCACCCCAACCAGCCGGTCAACTACAACTATAACCGCCGCGACATCGTGGTTCTGAACGTCCAGGAAAAGAACCTCTTCCTGGGGTCTGCGGTGCGTGCCGATGTGATCATCGACTTTTCCGACCCGAAATACATCGGCAAGAACATTATTCTCTACAACGACGCCCCGGCGCCGGTCCCGGCCTTCGATACGCGTATCGACTACTACACCGGCAATCCGGACCAGACCACCAGCGGCGGCGCCCCCTCGACCCTGCGCGGGTACGGCCCCAATACCCGCACGGTCATGCAGTTCCGGGTGGCGGGCGCACCGCAGCCGAATCCCAACCTGCTGGCCAACCTCAAAGCGGCCCTGCCGGCAGCTTTCAAGGCCAGCCAGCCTGCGCCCCTGATCCCCGAGCCGACCTATCCCGTGGCGGCGTGGGGCGTTACCGCGCCGACGGAGCAATACGCCAAGATCCAGGATTATGCCATTACCCTGAATCCGCTGAATCGCGACTACACCGCGAGCACCATACCGGTGACCATCCCCTTCCAGCCCAAGGCCATCCAGGAGTTGTGGGACCCCTACGGGCGCATGAACGCCACCCTGGGGATCGAACTCCCCTTCACCACCCAGCTCAACCAGACGACCATCCCCATGGGGTACGCCGAACCGGCCACGGAGCGGATCGTGGACGGGCATCCCCAGATCTGGAAGATAACCCATAACGGTGTCGATACCCACCCGGTGCACTTCCACATGTTCGACGTGCAGGTCCTGAACCGGGTCGGCTGGGACGGCGCCATCCGTCCGCCGGACGAAAACGAACTGGGCTGGAACGAGACCGTCCGCATGAATCCGCTGGAGGACATCATCGTCGCCCTGCGGCCCAAGGCGCAGGCGTTGCCCAACGCTTGGGTGGGCTTGAATACGGACCCCACTGCCGCCGGCCTGCCTCTTCCCAGAAGCAATCGCCTCATCGACCCGACCATGGCCCTCCACGCCCCTATCGCAACGACCGATATCGGCAATCTCGGCCAGGGGGGCACACCGGTCGCCGGTCTTGCCGTAAACGTACCCAACGATCCCACGGACTACGGTTACGAATACGTCTGGCACTGCCATATCCTCGGTCATGAGGAAAACGACTTCATGCGACCGGTCATATTCAGCGTATCCTCGGCGCCCCCGCTTTCTCCGAGCGGCCTCGTCGCCAGCATTGGTGGGGTTCAAGTACAGGGTCTGCCGAACTATGTCACCACCTACACCAATCCGAACATCAACCAGATCGTGCTCCAGTGGACCGACAGCGCACCTGTTTCCACGCCCAGCCGTTTCCAGGTGTTTCGCGCTTCCGGCGCCGGTCCTTACACGTATCCCACAGGTTTCACCGCATTGGCGGAGGTATCCTATTTGCCGGGTTATCCGCCGATCTATACCGATACCACGGTGAATCCGGGGACGACATACACCTATGCCGTCATCTCCCTGAACGACTACTCAACGCCGAACAACCCATCGAGCGCCACACAGAGCTCACCGGTCACCACGGCCACCTGGACCGCCGCCACCGGTGTGACCATCACCGACGGCAAGCCGGTGGGGCATGTGGTCGGCACCAATGTTTCGTTCACCGCCGCCGGTACGGGCGCGACATCGGGCAATCCGGCCCTGGCCGTGGTCTACCAGTACCGTTTCCTGCTCAACGGGGTCGAGGTACAGCCTTTCGGCACCAACGACATGTGGACCCTGCCTGATACCGCAGCCGTGGGCAGTTACACCATCACGGTCGAAGCCCGCACCAGCGCAGGGCAGAACCCGGTTGCCACCGCGACCATTACCCATGTGGTCAACAATCCGCCCAGTCCGCCGGTAACGGTTGCCAGCCCGGTCCCCGCCGTCTATTCGGCGGCTCCGGTGGTGGTGTCCCTGACCGCAACGACCAACGCGCCGCCGGCGACCATCTACTACACCCTGGACGGCAGCACGCCCACGACGGCGATGCCTCCCTACACCGGGCCGATCACGCTGACCCAGACCACCACCATCAACTACTTTGCCGTCGACGTCAACGGCACGGCCGAAGCGGTCCACACCGACACCTGGTACATCCATGTGCCGGACCTGGTGGCCACCATGCAGATCAACAACGGCGCGACCCTGACCAAGACCCTGGCCGTTACCCTCAATCTGAACGCCTATGACCCGGTGGGCGTCGCCACCATGGAATTCTCCAACGACGGCACCAACTGGAGCGGCGAGGAGCCCTACGCGACCACCAAGACCTGGACTCTTCTTACGGGCAGCGACGGACCGCGCACGGTCTATGCCCGTTTCCGCGACAAGTCGTTGCCCACCGGTGTCCAGTATCCTCCGATCACCGCCGCCGTCACCCTGGATACGACCCCGCCGGTCACCACGCCGAGCCCGGTTCCCGGCACTTACACCAATGGCAGCTCGCTTGCGGTCACCCTGACGGCAAACGAGACCGCCACCATCTACTACACCGCCGACGGCACCACACCGACTACGGGCTCCCTGGTCTATGCAGCCCCGATTCAGATCAATACCGCCGCCGGTTCGTCAACCACTATCAAATACTTTGCCATTGACAGCGCCGGCAACACGGAATCGGTCAAGAGCGGCACCTGGAACATGGCGACGATCGACCTGGTCGCCAGCGCCCAGATCAACAACGGGGCCAGTTGGACGTCGACCCCCAATGTCACGCTGACGCTGAAGGCCTTCGATCCAACGGGGATTGCC
- a CDS encoding FKBP-type peptidyl-prolyl cis-trans isomerase N-terminal domain-containing protein, with protein sequence MPHASFLPPFLLALTGICLIAAPSRGEERQRFNSPGDKIQYAIGVEVARNFKNQGLELNLDLVTKGMRDALSGEKLLVSEKELRSILISVQSDIRRKQSLARRGGAGEKKP encoded by the coding sequence ATGCCGCACGCATCGTTCTTGCCCCCATTTCTGCTGGCCCTGACGGGAATATGCCTCATTGCGGCCCCATCCCGTGGTGAAGAACGGCAACGGTTCAACTCCCCCGGCGACAAAATCCAGTACGCCATAGGGGTTGAGGTTGCCAGGAATTTCAAAAATCAGGGACTGGAATTGAATCTGGATCTGGTTACGAAAGGCATGCGGGACGCATTGTCCGGCGAAAAACTCCTTGTTTCGGAAAAGGAGCTTCGAAGCATCCTGATCTCTGTTCAGAGCGACATACGGCGAAAACAGTCGCTGGCGAGGCGGGGGGGTGCCGGCGAGAAAAAACCATGA
- a CDS encoding FKBP-type peptidyl-prolyl cis-trans isomerase gives MKKLAVTLSTLLIACSAFAGEAPKTEEQKTLYALGLLVSRSLAAFSLTPAEVEIVKQGLTDGANGLSPQVDPGVYSGKVQELARARRKLQGEKLAAVNKDFLDKAAREQGAVRSDSGLVYLSLKEGTGAGPGPTDTVKVHYRGTLPDGREFDSSYKRGKPTELRLDGVIRCWTEGVQKMKAGGRAKLVCPSSIAYGDAGAGDLILPGATLVFEVELLEVRK, from the coding sequence ATGAAAAAACTTGCCGTCACGCTCTCAACACTCCTTATCGCCTGCTCGGCATTTGCCGGGGAAGCCCCCAAAACAGAGGAACAAAAGACACTGTATGCCCTCGGCCTGCTCGTGTCCCGCTCGCTGGCCGCCTTCAGCCTCACCCCGGCAGAGGTGGAGATCGTCAAACAGGGACTTACCGATGGCGCAAACGGCCTGAGCCCGCAGGTCGATCCGGGCGTTTACAGCGGCAAGGTCCAGGAACTGGCCAGGGCGCGCCGCAAGCTTCAAGGCGAAAAGCTGGCGGCCGTCAACAAGGATTTTCTCGATAAGGCGGCCAGGGAACAAGGCGCCGTCAGGAGCGATTCGGGGCTGGTGTACCTTTCGCTGAAAGAGGGGACCGGAGCAGGCCCGGGCCCCACCGATACGGTTAAGGTGCATTATCGCGGCACCTTGCCCGACGGCAGAGAATTCGACAGTTCGTACAAGCGCGGCAAGCCCACCGAACTCCGTCTGGATGGTGTCATCAGATGCTGGACCGAGGGGGTGCAAAAGATGAAGGCCGGCGGCAGGGCAAAGCTTGTATGCCCGTCCAGTATCGCTTACGGAGATGCCGGTGCGGGTGACCTGATCCTGCCGGGTGCCACCCTGGTATTCGAGGTCGAATTGCTTGAGGTGAGAAAATAA
- the bioB gene encoding biotin synthase BioB produces the protein MKDTMQKLADSVISGYRLDRDDAVRLGDVEGAEFYRLLAEAGRIREHFVGRAVTLCSIINAKSGTCPEDCAFCAQSAHHSTQAAAYPLVDEEQMISCAKSAEQHGASCYGIITSGTGIGNRDELERICRTLERIRREAGIAPSCSLGIIDYETACLLRDSGMVTYHHNLETARSFFPNICSTHDYEQDVDTVRAAKRAGLKVCCGGIFGLGETFAQRVEMALTLRELGVDSIPVNFLDPVEGTRLEHADFLTPLECLRTIAVYRFLLPDRQITVCGGREKNLRELQSWIFMAGASGMMTGNYLTKAGRNPALDRQMVADLGLTVAPCGCS, from the coding sequence ATGAAAGATACTATGCAAAAGCTGGCCGACTCTGTGATCTCGGGTTATCGTCTTGATCGCGACGACGCCGTGCGCCTTGGAGATGTCGAGGGGGCTGAGTTCTACCGGTTGCTGGCCGAGGCGGGCCGCATTCGGGAACATTTTGTCGGCAGGGCGGTAACGCTCTGTTCGATCATCAACGCCAAATCGGGAACCTGCCCCGAGGACTGCGCATTTTGCGCCCAGTCCGCCCACCATTCGACCCAGGCCGCGGCGTATCCGCTTGTGGACGAGGAGCAGATGATCAGTTGCGCCAAAAGCGCCGAGCAGCACGGCGCTTCCTGCTACGGCATCATCACCAGCGGCACGGGGATCGGGAACAGGGATGAACTGGAGCGGATCTGCCGCACCCTGGAGCGCATTCGCCGGGAAGCGGGCATTGCGCCGTCGTGCTCTCTGGGGATCATCGATTATGAGACCGCCTGCCTTCTCAGGGATTCGGGCATGGTGACCTATCACCACAACCTGGAAACCGCGCGCAGTTTTTTCCCGAACATCTGCAGCACCCATGATTACGAGCAGGATGTGGACACGGTCCGGGCCGCCAAGCGCGCCGGCCTCAAGGTCTGCTGCGGCGGCATCTTCGGGCTGGGGGAGACCTTTGCCCAGCGCGTCGAGATGGCCCTGACGCTGCGCGAACTGGGGGTGGATTCCATCCCGGTCAATTTCCTCGACCCGGTGGAAGGCACCCGCCTTGAGCATGCGGACTTCCTGACGCCGCTGGAGTGCCTCAGGACCATCGCCGTGTACCGCTTTCTCTTGCCCGACCGGCAGATAACGGTTTGCGGCGGCCGCGAGAAAAACCTGCGCGAGTTGCAGTCGTGGATCTTCATGGCCGGCGCCAGCGGGATGATGACCGGCAATTATCTGACCAAGGCCGGCCGGAATCCTGCCCTTGACCGCCAGATGGTGGCTGACCTCGGGCTGACCGTTGCGCCCTGCGGGTGTTCTTGA
- the bioD gene encoding dethiobiotin synthase, with the protein MGKGIFVTGTDTGVGKTIVTAVLARLLRMRGIRVGVMKPVTSGCREVEGELVSDDALLTCQAAGISCSGDVTPYLLREPLAPAEAAKIDGIAIEFARIRESFDRLTAAYDFVIVEGAGGLMVPLVGGFLMADLARELDLPLLVVARPNLGTVNHTVLTCFAAQQMGIPVSGVIIDNFPKEPDLAERSAPHYIGSLCGAPVLGVWPHEAASDQAAAVEGLAAWLDRQPETAIVLRELGV; encoded by the coding sequence ATGGGTAAAGGCATATTTGTAACCGGCACCGATACCGGCGTGGGCAAGACCATCGTGACCGCCGTCTTGGCGCGGCTCCTGCGGATGCGGGGCATCCGCGTCGGCGTCATGAAACCGGTGACCAGCGGCTGCCGGGAGGTGGAGGGAGAGCTGGTCTCCGATGACGCACTTCTCACGTGCCAGGCCGCGGGCATCTCCTGCAGCGGGGACGTTACCCCCTACCTGCTCCGGGAGCCGCTGGCCCCTGCCGAGGCGGCAAAGATCGACGGCATCGCGATCGAATTCGCCCGGATTCGGGAATCCTTTGATCGTCTGACAGCGGCGTACGACTTCGTGATCGTGGAGGGGGCCGGAGGACTGATGGTGCCGCTGGTCGGCGGATTCCTCATGGCGGATCTGGCACGGGAGCTGGACCTGCCGCTGCTGGTGGTGGCGCGCCCCAATCTGGGGACCGTCAACCATACCGTGCTGACCTGCTTTGCCGCCCAACAGATGGGTATTCCGGTCTCCGGGGTCATCATCGACAATTTTCCCAAAGAGCCGGACCTGGCCGAACGGAGCGCGCCCCATTATATCGGTTCCCTGTGCGGAGCGCCGGTGCTTGGCGTCTGGCCCCATGAGGCCGCCTCCGACCAGGCGGCGGCAGTGGAAGGTCTGGCCGCCTGGTTGGACCGACAGCCGGAAACGGCCATTGTACTGAGGGAGTTGGGGGTCTGA
- a CDS encoding class II glutamine amidotransferase, protein MKPQPTHIFQKDISNCGLTGFISKKGTRVEGSVIIKSISLMHDRGNGLGGGFGAYGIYPEFKEFYAFHLMYENAMALQLAEEYLDANFHIELQEDIPTRRTRAIANPPVFKRYFVTPLETDEYREAVEYQGMTDSDIIVRHVMAINHEIEGAFVVSSGKNMGAFKGVGFPEEIAEFFRLEEYSGHIWTAHNRFPTNTPGWWGGAHPFTLLDWSIVHNGEISSYGINKRYLEMYGYLCTMLTDTEVVAYTLDLLIRKHGLSPALACTALAPPFWSLIDQLPQNERDLYTAIRQIYGSALLNGPFAILFASNKGLIGLNDRVKLRPLVCAEKDDFVYMASEESAIREICPAPARIWTPRGGEPVIAMVEGNV, encoded by the coding sequence ATGAAACCACAACCTACCCACATCTTCCAGAAAGACATTTCCAACTGCGGCCTGACCGGCTTCATCTCCAAAAAGGGGACCCGGGTCGAAGGCTCGGTGATCATCAAATCCATCTCGCTCATGCACGACCGGGGCAACGGGTTGGGAGGCGGTTTCGGCGCCTACGGCATCTATCCGGAGTTCAAGGAGTTCTACGCCTTTCACCTCATGTACGAGAACGCCATGGCCCTGCAACTGGCCGAGGAATATCTGGATGCGAACTTCCACATCGAACTGCAGGAAGATATTCCGACCCGCCGCACCAGGGCGATCGCCAATCCTCCGGTGTTCAAGCGCTATTTCGTCACCCCTCTGGAGACCGACGAGTACCGGGAAGCGGTGGAATACCAGGGCATGACCGACTCGGACATCATCGTCCGCCACGTCATGGCCATTAACCACGAGATCGAAGGGGCCTTTGTGGTTTCCTCCGGCAAAAACATGGGCGCTTTCAAGGGGGTCGGTTTTCCCGAAGAGATCGCCGAGTTTTTCCGCCTCGAGGAGTACAGCGGCCATATCTGGACCGCCCACAACCGTTTTCCCACCAATACCCCCGGCTGGTGGGGCGGCGCACACCCCTTCACCCTTTTGGACTGGTCCATCGTCCACAATGGCGAAATTTCGTCCTACGGCATCAACAAGCGCTACCTGGAGATGTACGGCTACCTGTGCACCATGCTGACCGACACCGAGGTGGTGGCCTACACGCTCGACCTGCTGATCCGCAAGCACGGGCTGTCGCCCGCACTGGCCTGCACCGCCCTGGCGCCCCCCTTCTGGTCGCTGATCGATCAGCTCCCCCAGAACGAGCGGGATCTCTATACCGCCATCCGCCAGATTTACGGCAGCGCCCTCTTAAACGGACCGTTCGCCATCCTGTTCGCCAGCAACAAGGGGCTGATCGGGCTCAATGACCGGGTCAAGCTGCGGCCGCTCGTCTGCGCCGAAAAGGACGACTTCGTCTACATGGCCTCCGAAGAGTCGGCCATCCGCGAGATATGCCCCGCTCCTGCCCGCATCTGGACGCCGCGGGGGGGAGAGCCGGTCATCGCCATGGTGGAAGGAAACGTTTAG
- a CDS encoding NAD(P)/FAD-dependent oxidoreductase — protein sequence MNYVIVGNSVAAVGAIRAIRERDQQGNITVISREKHNVYGRPLISYLLGGLINEKRMAYLPDDFYAQNRINLLLASEVVGVDTKAKKVKLAGGDAIAYDKLLLATGGDPFIPPIEGMSGKDRIFTFTTWEDAAKLKGIAPDINRAVVIGGGLIGLKAAEGLNLLDKSVTVVELADRVLSSAFDRPAGKIVARKMKANGIDVITEDTVVRIEGDGAEISGVTLKSGDFIPCDTVVVAIGVRPAATFLKGSGIEVNRGIVVDATMQTSGKDIYAAGDVAEAADFFSGQKNPMPIWPDAYIQGDIAGAAMAGGTKEYAGGLAMNSIEFFKVSTISMGVTNPKDPAQYEIHTYQDIQNYQYRKVVLQDNLLVGAVLVGNVDRAGIFSGLIREKVDMTPFRESLLTPDFGFLQLSKEIRNRLFAPQGKVADNGRAARAAGH from the coding sequence ATGAACTACGTAATCGTCGGCAACTCCGTAGCTGCCGTGGGCGCTATCCGCGCCATCCGCGAGCGGGACCAGCAGGGCAATATCACGGTCATATCGCGGGAAAAGCATAATGTCTATGGCCGGCCACTGATCTCCTACCTGTTGGGCGGCCTGATCAACGAGAAACGCATGGCCTATCTGCCGGATGACTTCTACGCCCAAAACCGCATCAATCTGCTGCTGGCATCGGAAGTCGTAGGGGTGGATACCAAGGCCAAGAAGGTCAAACTGGCCGGCGGCGACGCCATCGCCTACGACAAGCTCCTGCTGGCCACCGGCGGCGACCCGTTCATCCCACCCATCGAAGGGATGTCCGGCAAGGACCGCATCTTCACCTTCACTACTTGGGAAGACGCTGCCAAGCTGAAAGGCATCGCCCCGGACATCAACCGCGCCGTGGTCATCGGCGGCGGCCTGATCGGCCTCAAGGCTGCCGAGGGGCTGAACCTGCTGGACAAGTCGGTGACCGTCGTCGAGCTGGCCGACCGGGTCCTTTCCTCGGCCTTCGACCGGCCGGCCGGCAAAATCGTGGCCCGCAAGATGAAGGCCAACGGCATCGACGTCATCACCGAGGACACGGTCGTCCGTATCGAAGGGGACGGGGCGGAGATCAGCGGCGTAACCCTCAAGTCGGGTGACTTCATTCCCTGTGATACCGTTGTCGTGGCCATCGGCGTACGCCCGGCTGCAACCTTCCTCAAGGGGAGCGGCATCGAGGTCAACCGCGGCATCGTGGTGGATGCGACGATGCAGACCTCCGGCAAGGATATCTATGCCGCCGGCGATGTGGCCGAGGCGGCCGACTTCTTCAGCGGGCAGAAGAACCCCATGCCGATCTGGCCCGACGCCTACATTCAGGGAGACATCGCCGGTGCCGCCATGGCCGGCGGGACGAAGGAATATGCGGGGGGCCTGGCCATGAACTCCATCGAGTTCTTCAAGGTCTCCACCATCTCCATGGGGGTCACCAACCCCAAGGACCCGGCCCAGTATGAGATCCATACCTATCAGGACATCCAGAATTACCAGTACCGCAAGGTCGTGTTGCAGGACAACCTCCTGGTGGGCGCGGTGCTGGTGGGAAACGTCGACCGGGCCGGCATCTTCTCCGGCCTGATCCGGGAAAAGGTCGACATGACCCCCTTCAGGGAGAGCCTGCTCACACCTGATTTCGGATTCCTCCAGCTCTCCAAGGAGATCAGGAACAGACTTTTCGCGCCCCAGGGAAAAGTGGCCGATAACGGGCGCGCCGCGCGGGCGGCGGGACATTAA
- a CDS encoding 4Fe-4S dicluster domain-containing protein produces the protein MKRIYTIEDACIGCHLCEVGCVTEHSLSKDPVKAFLHEPERPISRCTVEELHGGIISLSTTCRHCDEPDCLRACISGAIQKNAEGVVRIDTEQCVGCWSCVMACPYGAIQRNLKKKKANKCDLCPDRKSPACVDACPNRALVYREGSQK, from the coding sequence ATGAAACGAATCTACACCATTGAAGATGCCTGCATCGGCTGCCACCTGTGCGAGGTGGGCTGCGTCACCGAGCATTCCCTCTCGAAAGACCCGGTCAAGGCCTTTCTCCACGAGCCGGAACGTCCCATTTCCCGCTGTACGGTGGAGGAGCTGCACGGCGGGATCATCTCCCTTTCGACCACCTGCCGGCACTGCGACGAGCCGGACTGTCTGCGGGCGTGCATCTCGGGCGCCATCCAGAAAAATGCCGAAGGGGTCGTGCGCATCGACACCGAACAGTGCGTGGGATGCTGGTCATGCGTGATGGCCTGCCCTTATGGCGCCATCCAGCGCAACCTCAAGAAGAAAAAGGCCAACAAGTGCGACCTCTGCCCGGACAGGAAGTCGCCGGCCTGCGTTGACGCCTGCCCCAACCGGGCACTCGTGTACAGGGAGGGGAGCCAGAAATGA